The following proteins are encoded in a genomic region of Doryrhamphus excisus isolate RoL2022-K1 chromosome 6, RoL_Dexc_1.0, whole genome shotgun sequence:
- the phf21ab gene encoding PHD finger protein 21A isoform X6, producing MLQLDGFPTGDGVQADRSAERLTASMMELQTLQEALKVEIQIHQKLVAQMKQDPQNADLKKQLHELQAKITALSEKQKKVVEQLRKELLVKQEPEAKVQLQVHTPPVGGDVKPTNLLQTQQIPGGIQQTLTVTPVLTAKTLPLVLKAAATPTLPGSVLPQRPATVMVTTAISKPDSHNAPINLQVAGKLSAHTSEPVRLVSKNAMLLQAANAQTIKVPQFVTPRLMTPPAFQLQVRPKSALPANVPIAPAPPPPMMAAPQLLQRPVMLATKLSPSLSSVAPIHQVRIVNGQPCVKTGTTPLTGIVITTPVSTTAACLASPAQAPDPASVPTLTPSQPIQISSVASDLKTVKSGGGAEHKMPVTLPSFSTPPLSPPPPRPRKEESPEKLAFMVSLGLVTYDHLEEIQSKRQERKRRTTANPVYSGAVFEPERKKSAVSYLNSPLHQGTRKRANDDSLSKILKKEEAIPWPGTLAIVHSYIAYKEAKEEEKQKLIKWSAELRLEREQLEQRVKQLSNSITKCMDTKNSILARQKEMQLSLDKVKHLVRLIQAFDFNQTVAEGRDFRVQDAAAPPKANLEAKVEGVDKSESNTAEEQAAAAGNKMTTGDADHQGSVARPADNIPAEGAGGGADTETGVQAEGGTKAETKVSPQPDFAPSSEAPPPAATATTTATNTTNGMTVLPCPAPTADAKANSENKMTAVSSPEAAAAQDKQDISDSNNIKTSEPSQHSVPALGGE from the exons ATGCTTCAGTTGGATGGTTTTCCCACCGGAGACGGCGTTCAG GCTGATCGATCAGCTGAAAGACTGACTGCATCCATGATGGAATTACAGACATTACAGGAGGCGCTGAAGGTGGAGATCCAGATCCATCAG AAACTGGTGGCCCAGATGAAGCAGGACCCTCAG AACGCAGATCTGAAGAAGCAACTTCACGAGCTTCAAGCAAAGATCACTGCACTGAGTGAGaagcag AAAAAGGTGGTCGAGCAGTTGAGGAAGGAGCTGCTGGTCAAGCAGGAACCAGAAGCCAAAGTGCAGCTGCAGGTTCACACACCTCCTGTAGGGGGTGATGTGAAGCCCACCAACCTGCTACAGACCCAGCAGATTCCTGGAGGAATACAGCAG ACACTGACAGTCACCCCGGTCCTCACCGCCAAGACGCTACCTCTCGTGCTAAAAGCAGCGGCCACGCCAACCCTGCCTGGCTCAGTCTTGCCGCAACGCCCGGCCACCGTCATGGTAACCACCGCCATCTCCAAACCGGACTCCCACAACGCCCCCATCAATCTACAGGTGGCGGGCAAGCTAAGCGCTCACACCTCAGAACCTGTGAGGCTCGTGTCCAAGAATGCCATGCTG CTGCAGGCCGCCAACGCCCAGACAATCAAAGTCCCCCAGTTTGTCACTCCTAGACTGATGACGCCACCCGCCTTTCAGCTGCAG GTCAGGCCAAAGTCCGCCTTGCCTGCCAACGTCCCCATTGCTCCAGCTCCTCCGCCGCCCATGATGGCGGCCCCCCAGCTGCTCCAGAGACCAGTCATGTTAGCCACCAAGCTGTCGCCTTCCTTGTCGTCCGTGGCTCCCATTCACCAGGTCCGCATCGTGAATGGGCAGCCGTGCGTCAAGACGGGCACCACCCCTCTGACGGGCATCGTCATCACCACGCCAGTGTCCACGACGGCTGCCTGCCTCGCCAGCCCGGCCCAGGCACCGGACCCTGCTTCGGTCCCAACCCTGACCCCAAGCCAGCCCATCCAGATCAGCAGTGTGGCCTCTGATCTCAAG ACTGTTAAATCAGGGGGCGGTGCCGAGCACAAGATGCCAGTCACCCTCCCCTCATTTTCTACTCCTCCCTTGTCTCCTCCGCCTCCCAGACCCAGGAAGGAGGAGAGTCCAGAG AAACTGGCCTTCATGGTCTCCTTGGGCCTTGTAACATACGACCACTTGGAAG AAATTCAGAGCAAAAGgcaggagaggaagaggagaacgACTGCTAACCCGGTCTACAGTGGCGCCGTGTTTGAGCCGGAG AGGAAAAAGAGCGCTGTGAGTTACCTGAACAGCCCTCTGCACCAGGGGACACGAAAGAGAG CCAACGATGACTCCCTTTCCAAG ATCCTCAAGAAAGAAGAAGCCATTCCCTGGCCTGGAACGCTGGCCATTGTCCACTCTTACATTGCCTACAAAGAAG cgaaagaagaagagaagcagAAGCTCATCAAGTGGAGCGCCGAGCTGAGGCTGGAGCGCGAGCAGTTAGAGCAGCGAGTCAAGCAGCTCAGCAACTCCATCACG AAATGCATGGACACCAAGAACAGCATCCTGGCTCGCCAGAAGGAGATGCAGCTGTCTCTGGACAAGGTCAAACATCTGGTCCGCCTCATCCAGGCCTTCGACTTCAACCAGACTGTGGCCGAAGGCAGGGACTTCAGAGTCCAGGACGCCGCAGCGCCGCCCAAAGCCAACTTGGAGGCGAAGGTTGAGGGCGTCGACAAGAGCGAGAGCAACACGGCTGAAGAGCAGGCAGCGGCGGCAGGGAACAAGATGACCACAGGAGACGCCGACCATCAGGGCTCCGTTGCGCGCCCTGCAGATAACATTCCTGCTGAAGGTGCAGGGGGAGGGGCTGATACAGAGACGGGCGTCCAGGCTGAAGGCGGGACCAAGGCTGAGACCAAAGTGTCTCCACAGCCTGACTTCGCCCCTTCTTCCGAGGCGCCGCCGCCCGCCGCCACTGCTACCACCACCGCCACCAACACCACCAATGGTATGACCGTGCTGCCGTGCCCCGCCCCCACTGCAGACGCAAAAGCCAACTCTGAGAACAAGATGACCGCCGTCAGCTCTCCGGAGGCGGCAGCAGCGCAGGACAAACAGGACATCAGCGACAGCAACAACATCAAAACCTCAGAACCCTCCCAGCATTCTGTGCCAGCGCTTGGCGGCGAGTAA
- the phf21ab gene encoding PHD finger protein 21A isoform X5: MLQLDGFPTGDGVQADRSAERLTASMMELQTLQEALKVEIQIHQKLVAQMKQDPQNADLKKQLHELQAKITALSEKQKKVVEQLRKELLVKQEPEAKVQLQVHTPPVGGDVKPTNLLQTQQIPGGIQQTLTVTPVLTAKTLPLVLKAAATPTLPGSVLPQRPATVMVTTAISKPDSHNAPINLQVAGKLSAHTSEPVRLVSKNAMLLQAANAQTIKVPQFVTPRLMTPPAFQLQQVRPKSALPANVPIAPAPPPPMMAAPQLLQRPVMLATKLSPSLSSVAPIHQVRIVNGQPCVKTGTTPLTGIVITTPVSTTAACLASPAQAPDPASVPTLTPSQPIQISSVASDLKTVKSGGGAEHKMPVTLPSFSTPPLSPPPPRPRKEESPEKLAFMVSLGLVTYDHLEEIQSKRQERKRRTTANPVYSGAVFEPERKKSAVSYLNSPLHQGTRKRANDDSLSKILKKEEAIPWPGTLAIVHSYIAYKEAKEEEKQKLIKWSAELRLEREQLEQRVKQLSNSITKCMDTKNSILARQKEMQLSLDKVKHLVRLIQAFDFNQTVAEGRDFRVQDAAAPPKANLEAKVEGVDKSESNTAEEQAAAAGNKMTTGDADHQGSVARPADNIPAEGAGGGADTETGVQAEGGTKAETKVSPQPDFAPSSEAPPPAATATTTATNTTNGMTVLPCPAPTADAKANSENKMTAVSSPEAAAAQDKQDISDSNNIKTSEPSQHSVPALGGE; this comes from the exons ATGCTTCAGTTGGATGGTTTTCCCACCGGAGACGGCGTTCAG GCTGATCGATCAGCTGAAAGACTGACTGCATCCATGATGGAATTACAGACATTACAGGAGGCGCTGAAGGTGGAGATCCAGATCCATCAG AAACTGGTGGCCCAGATGAAGCAGGACCCTCAG AACGCAGATCTGAAGAAGCAACTTCACGAGCTTCAAGCAAAGATCACTGCACTGAGTGAGaagcag AAAAAGGTGGTCGAGCAGTTGAGGAAGGAGCTGCTGGTCAAGCAGGAACCAGAAGCCAAAGTGCAGCTGCAGGTTCACACACCTCCTGTAGGGGGTGATGTGAAGCCCACCAACCTGCTACAGACCCAGCAGATTCCTGGAGGAATACAGCAG ACACTGACAGTCACCCCGGTCCTCACCGCCAAGACGCTACCTCTCGTGCTAAAAGCAGCGGCCACGCCAACCCTGCCTGGCTCAGTCTTGCCGCAACGCCCGGCCACCGTCATGGTAACCACCGCCATCTCCAAACCGGACTCCCACAACGCCCCCATCAATCTACAGGTGGCGGGCAAGCTAAGCGCTCACACCTCAGAACCTGTGAGGCTCGTGTCCAAGAATGCCATGCTG CTGCAGGCCGCCAACGCCCAGACAATCAAAGTCCCCCAGTTTGTCACTCCTAGACTGATGACGCCACCCGCCTTTCAGCTGCAG CAGGTCAGGCCAAAGTCCGCCTTGCCTGCCAACGTCCCCATTGCTCCAGCTCCTCCGCCGCCCATGATGGCGGCCCCCCAGCTGCTCCAGAGACCAGTCATGTTAGCCACCAAGCTGTCGCCTTCCTTGTCGTCCGTGGCTCCCATTCACCAGGTCCGCATCGTGAATGGGCAGCCGTGCGTCAAGACGGGCACCACCCCTCTGACGGGCATCGTCATCACCACGCCAGTGTCCACGACGGCTGCCTGCCTCGCCAGCCCGGCCCAGGCACCGGACCCTGCTTCGGTCCCAACCCTGACCCCAAGCCAGCCCATCCAGATCAGCAGTGTGGCCTCTGATCTCAAG ACTGTTAAATCAGGGGGCGGTGCCGAGCACAAGATGCCAGTCACCCTCCCCTCATTTTCTACTCCTCCCTTGTCTCCTCCGCCTCCCAGACCCAGGAAGGAGGAGAGTCCAGAG AAACTGGCCTTCATGGTCTCCTTGGGCCTTGTAACATACGACCACTTGGAAG AAATTCAGAGCAAAAGgcaggagaggaagaggagaacgACTGCTAACCCGGTCTACAGTGGCGCCGTGTTTGAGCCGGAG AGGAAAAAGAGCGCTGTGAGTTACCTGAACAGCCCTCTGCACCAGGGGACACGAAAGAGAG CCAACGATGACTCCCTTTCCAAG ATCCTCAAGAAAGAAGAAGCCATTCCCTGGCCTGGAACGCTGGCCATTGTCCACTCTTACATTGCCTACAAAGAAG cgaaagaagaagagaagcagAAGCTCATCAAGTGGAGCGCCGAGCTGAGGCTGGAGCGCGAGCAGTTAGAGCAGCGAGTCAAGCAGCTCAGCAACTCCATCACG AAATGCATGGACACCAAGAACAGCATCCTGGCTCGCCAGAAGGAGATGCAGCTGTCTCTGGACAAGGTCAAACATCTGGTCCGCCTCATCCAGGCCTTCGACTTCAACCAGACTGTGGCCGAAGGCAGGGACTTCAGAGTCCAGGACGCCGCAGCGCCGCCCAAAGCCAACTTGGAGGCGAAGGTTGAGGGCGTCGACAAGAGCGAGAGCAACACGGCTGAAGAGCAGGCAGCGGCGGCAGGGAACAAGATGACCACAGGAGACGCCGACCATCAGGGCTCCGTTGCGCGCCCTGCAGATAACATTCCTGCTGAAGGTGCAGGGGGAGGGGCTGATACAGAGACGGGCGTCCAGGCTGAAGGCGGGACCAAGGCTGAGACCAAAGTGTCTCCACAGCCTGACTTCGCCCCTTCTTCCGAGGCGCCGCCGCCCGCCGCCACTGCTACCACCACCGCCACCAACACCACCAATGGTATGACCGTGCTGCCGTGCCCCGCCCCCACTGCAGACGCAAAAGCCAACTCTGAGAACAAGATGACCGCCGTCAGCTCTCCGGAGGCGGCAGCAGCGCAGGACAAACAGGACATCAGCGACAGCAACAACATCAAAACCTCAGAACCCTCCCAGCATTCTGTGCCAGCGCTTGGCGGCGAGTAA
- the phf21ab gene encoding PHD finger protein 21A isoform X2 → MLQLDGFPTGDGVQADRSAERLTASMMELQTLQEALKVEIQIHQKLVAQMKQDPQNADLKKQLHELQAKITALSEKQKKVVEQLRKELLVKQEPEAKVQLQVHTPPVGGDVKPTNLLQTQQIPGGIQQTLTVTPVLTAKTLPLVLKAAATPTLPGSVLPQRPATVMVTTAISKPDSHNAPINLQVAGKLSAHTSEPVRLVSKNAMLLQAANAQTIKVPQFVTPRLMTPPAFQLQVRPKSALPANVPIAPAPPPPMMAAPQLLQRPVMLATKLSPSLSSVAPIHQVRIVNGQPCVKTGTTPLTGIVITTPVSTTAACLASPAQAPDPASVPTLTPSQPIQISSVASDLKTVKSGGGAEHKMPVTLPSFSTPPLSPPPPRPRKEESPEKLAFMVSLGLVTYDHLEEIQSKRQERKRRTTANPVYSGAVFEPERKKSAVSYLNSPLHQGTRKRGMSRRLLLFFPPLHLFLFFFFVFRLLSSVSFHPGRPPKYGGVPELGCLTPTSPISPVHPLPLPSPSSGDGDIHEDFCTVCRRSGQLLMCDTCSRVYHLDCLDPPLKSIPKGMWICPKCQDQILKKEEAIPWPGTLAIVHSYIAYKEAKEEEKQKLIKWSAELRLEREQLEQRVKQLSNSITKCMDTKNSILARQKEMQLSLDKVKHLVRLIQAFDFNQTVAEGRDFRVQDAAAPPKANLEAKVEGVDKSESNTAEEQAAAAGNKMTTGDADHQGSVARPADNIPAEGAGGGADTETGVQAEGGTKAETKVSPQPDFAPSSEAPPPAATATTTATNTTNGMTVLPCPAPTADAKANSENKMTAVSSPEAAAAQDKQDISDSNNIKTSEPSQHSVPALGGE, encoded by the exons ATGCTTCAGTTGGATGGTTTTCCCACCGGAGACGGCGTTCAG GCTGATCGATCAGCTGAAAGACTGACTGCATCCATGATGGAATTACAGACATTACAGGAGGCGCTGAAGGTGGAGATCCAGATCCATCAG AAACTGGTGGCCCAGATGAAGCAGGACCCTCAG AACGCAGATCTGAAGAAGCAACTTCACGAGCTTCAAGCAAAGATCACTGCACTGAGTGAGaagcag AAAAAGGTGGTCGAGCAGTTGAGGAAGGAGCTGCTGGTCAAGCAGGAACCAGAAGCCAAAGTGCAGCTGCAGGTTCACACACCTCCTGTAGGGGGTGATGTGAAGCCCACCAACCTGCTACAGACCCAGCAGATTCCTGGAGGAATACAGCAG ACACTGACAGTCACCCCGGTCCTCACCGCCAAGACGCTACCTCTCGTGCTAAAAGCAGCGGCCACGCCAACCCTGCCTGGCTCAGTCTTGCCGCAACGCCCGGCCACCGTCATGGTAACCACCGCCATCTCCAAACCGGACTCCCACAACGCCCCCATCAATCTACAGGTGGCGGGCAAGCTAAGCGCTCACACCTCAGAACCTGTGAGGCTCGTGTCCAAGAATGCCATGCTG CTGCAGGCCGCCAACGCCCAGACAATCAAAGTCCCCCAGTTTGTCACTCCTAGACTGATGACGCCACCCGCCTTTCAGCTGCAG GTCAGGCCAAAGTCCGCCTTGCCTGCCAACGTCCCCATTGCTCCAGCTCCTCCGCCGCCCATGATGGCGGCCCCCCAGCTGCTCCAGAGACCAGTCATGTTAGCCACCAAGCTGTCGCCTTCCTTGTCGTCCGTGGCTCCCATTCACCAGGTCCGCATCGTGAATGGGCAGCCGTGCGTCAAGACGGGCACCACCCCTCTGACGGGCATCGTCATCACCACGCCAGTGTCCACGACGGCTGCCTGCCTCGCCAGCCCGGCCCAGGCACCGGACCCTGCTTCGGTCCCAACCCTGACCCCAAGCCAGCCCATCCAGATCAGCAGTGTGGCCTCTGATCTCAAG ACTGTTAAATCAGGGGGCGGTGCCGAGCACAAGATGCCAGTCACCCTCCCCTCATTTTCTACTCCTCCCTTGTCTCCTCCGCCTCCCAGACCCAGGAAGGAGGAGAGTCCAGAG AAACTGGCCTTCATGGTCTCCTTGGGCCTTGTAACATACGACCACTTGGAAG AAATTCAGAGCAAAAGgcaggagaggaagaggagaacgACTGCTAACCCGGTCTACAGTGGCGCCGTGTTTGAGCCGGAG AGGAAAAAGAGCGCTGTGAGTTACCTGAACAGCCCTCTGCACCAGGGGACACGAAAGAGAG GTATGTCACGCAGACTGTTGTTGTTCTTCCCCCCTctccatctttttcttttttttttctttgttttccgtCTTTTGTCGTCTGTCTCATTTCACCCAGGTCGCCCACCCAAATACGGCGGCGTCCCGGAGCTGGGCTGCCTCACCCCGACCTCCCCCATCAGCCCCGTACACCCCCTCCCTCTGCCCAGCCCCAGCTCTGGGGAT GGAGACATCCATGAGGACTTCTGCACTGTGTGCAGACGCAGTGGCCAGTTGCTCATGTGCGACACGTGTTCTCGTGTCTATCACCTGGACTGCCTGGACCCACCCCTGAAAAGCATTCCTAAAGGCATGTGGATCTGTCCAAAATGCCAAGACCAG ATCCTCAAGAAAGAAGAAGCCATTCCCTGGCCTGGAACGCTGGCCATTGTCCACTCTTACATTGCCTACAAAGAAG cgaaagaagaagagaagcagAAGCTCATCAAGTGGAGCGCCGAGCTGAGGCTGGAGCGCGAGCAGTTAGAGCAGCGAGTCAAGCAGCTCAGCAACTCCATCACG AAATGCATGGACACCAAGAACAGCATCCTGGCTCGCCAGAAGGAGATGCAGCTGTCTCTGGACAAGGTCAAACATCTGGTCCGCCTCATCCAGGCCTTCGACTTCAACCAGACTGTGGCCGAAGGCAGGGACTTCAGAGTCCAGGACGCCGCAGCGCCGCCCAAAGCCAACTTGGAGGCGAAGGTTGAGGGCGTCGACAAGAGCGAGAGCAACACGGCTGAAGAGCAGGCAGCGGCGGCAGGGAACAAGATGACCACAGGAGACGCCGACCATCAGGGCTCCGTTGCGCGCCCTGCAGATAACATTCCTGCTGAAGGTGCAGGGGGAGGGGCTGATACAGAGACGGGCGTCCAGGCTGAAGGCGGGACCAAGGCTGAGACCAAAGTGTCTCCACAGCCTGACTTCGCCCCTTCTTCCGAGGCGCCGCCGCCCGCCGCCACTGCTACCACCACCGCCACCAACACCACCAATGGTATGACCGTGCTGCCGTGCCCCGCCCCCACTGCAGACGCAAAAGCCAACTCTGAGAACAAGATGACCGCCGTCAGCTCTCCGGAGGCGGCAGCAGCGCAGGACAAACAGGACATCAGCGACAGCAACAACATCAAAACCTCAGAACCCTCCCAGCATTCTGTGCCAGCGCTTGGCGGCGAGTAA